In Microbacterium lushaniae, the following are encoded in one genomic region:
- the cydC gene encoding thiol reductant ABC exporter subunit CydC, whose translation MNGRVRSILRAAQPSPRRFAPAVLAGVGTAVSAIALLAASAWLIARAAEQPLVLYLSAAVVAVRAFALGRGVFRYLERLAGHDAALGQLAAVRAGLVRDIVPLSPDGLGRARRGEMLSSLVDDVEELQNLPLRVVQPLAVAVLASLASVVFVAFVSWPAALTLLLCLAVAFALAVGVGWAAGARAERAIAPLRAAVADGVYDLLVSLDVLTAFGGLDAARARARSADERLRRAVVRRGVAQGATSAAVSLLAGLASLLALVVAAPGVADGTLSGPGLAVVVLLPMAVFEVFGPVPLALASWRQVRGAAERIAETVPDRIPEGLPHEEPAPTGAAPALGEGLVLRDVRAHWPARSDADADAGRLVDVSLRVGAGERVLVTGPSGAGKTTLAHVLVRFLDYAGSYTVGGVEARELSGDDLRRTVGLCEQTPYLFDESIRQNLLFARDTATDDDLLAVLERVGLGAWVAERGGLDARVGDRGALVSGGQAQRLALARALLGGFPVLVLDEPTAGVDPAASDALLRDLLGAVRPDQAVVLISHIDVPPDLIDRSVRLESGRLA comes from the coding sequence GTGAACGGGCGGGTGCGGAGCATCCTGCGGGCAGCGCAGCCCTCGCCGCGCAGGTTCGCGCCGGCGGTGCTGGCCGGGGTGGGAACGGCCGTCAGCGCCATCGCGCTGCTCGCCGCCAGCGCATGGCTCATCGCGCGCGCCGCCGAGCAGCCGCTCGTGCTGTACCTGTCGGCGGCCGTCGTCGCGGTGCGGGCGTTCGCGCTGGGTCGCGGCGTGTTCCGCTACCTCGAGCGCCTCGCCGGCCACGACGCAGCCCTGGGGCAACTCGCCGCGGTGCGCGCGGGGCTCGTGCGCGACATCGTCCCCCTCTCCCCCGACGGCCTCGGCCGCGCGCGGCGCGGGGAGATGCTCTCCAGCCTCGTCGACGACGTCGAGGAGCTGCAGAACCTGCCGCTGCGCGTCGTCCAGCCCCTCGCCGTCGCCGTCCTCGCGTCGCTGGCGAGCGTCGTGTTCGTCGCCTTCGTGTCGTGGCCCGCGGCCCTCACCCTGCTGCTGTGCCTGGCCGTCGCGTTCGCCCTGGCCGTGGGCGTGGGCTGGGCGGCCGGCGCCCGCGCCGAGCGCGCGATCGCACCCCTGCGCGCCGCCGTGGCCGACGGCGTCTACGACCTGCTCGTCTCCCTCGACGTGCTGACGGCTTTCGGCGGGCTCGATGCCGCGCGCGCCCGCGCGCGATCCGCGGATGAGCGCCTGCGCCGTGCGGTGGTGCGGCGCGGCGTCGCGCAGGGCGCCACCTCTGCCGCGGTGTCGCTCCTGGCCGGTCTCGCCTCGCTGCTCGCGCTCGTGGTGGCCGCTCCCGGCGTGGCCGACGGCACCCTGAGCGGCCCCGGCCTGGCGGTGGTCGTGCTGCTGCCGATGGCCGTGTTCGAGGTGTTCGGGCCGGTCCCCCTCGCGCTGGCGTCGTGGCGGCAGGTGCGCGGCGCGGCCGAGCGCATCGCCGAGACGGTGCCCGACCGCATCCCCGAGGGCCTTCCGCACGAGGAGCCGGCGCCCACGGGCGCGGCGCCGGCGCTCGGGGAAGGCCTCGTGCTGCGCGACGTCCGCGCGCACTGGCCCGCGCGCTCGGACGCCGACGCGGACGCCGGGCGGCTCGTCGATGTCTCGCTGCGGGTCGGAGCCGGCGAGCGCGTGCTCGTGACGGGCCCCAGCGGTGCCGGCAAGACGACCCTCGCGCACGTCCTCGTGCGCTTCCTCGACTACGCCGGGTCGTACACCGTGGGCGGCGTGGAGGCGCGCGAGCTCTCCGGCGACGACCTCCGCCGCACCGTCGGGCTGTGCGAGCAGACCCCGTACCTCTTCGACGAGTCCATCCGCCAGAATCTGCTGTTCGCGCGCGACACCGCGACCGACGACGACCTCCTCGCGGTGCTGGAGCGCGTGGGGCTGGGCGCGTGGGTGGCTGAGCGCGGCGGACTGGACGCGCGGGTGGGCGACCGCGGAGCACTCGTCTCCGGCGGTCAGGCGCAGCGCCTCGCCCTCGCGCGGGCGCTGCTGGGCGGTTTCCCCGTGCTCGTGCTGGACGAGCCGACGGCCGGCGTCGACCCCGCCGCATCCGACGCCCTGCTGCGCGACCTGCTCGGGGCGGTGCGCCCGGACCAGGCCGTCGTGCTCATCTCGCACATCGACGTGCCGCCCGACCTGATCGACCGCTCCGTCCGCCTCGAGTCCGGCCGCCTGGCCTGA
- a CDS encoding GNAT family N-acetyltransferase, with amino-acid sequence MSGIRGFRTGDEAALAEVCLRTADAGGDATGVLADDDLWAALFVLPYVARHPEFAFVVESEGRVVGYVVAAPDTHAFEAWFRERWWPRFAGRWPDPAEVRTRQDGLIRYASARGGEAVPFADDHPAHLHIDLLPEAQGQGWGRRLIDTVLGALTAAGVPGVHLVASSANTGALAFYRRLGFTELPSPEGDQAFARTLPAP; translated from the coding sequence GTGAGCGGCATCCGCGGATTCCGGACCGGCGACGAGGCCGCCCTGGCAGAGGTGTGCCTGCGCACCGCCGACGCCGGCGGCGACGCCACGGGCGTGCTCGCGGACGACGACCTGTGGGCGGCCCTTTTCGTGCTCCCCTACGTCGCGCGGCATCCCGAGTTCGCGTTCGTCGTGGAATCCGAGGGCCGCGTCGTCGGCTACGTCGTGGCGGCCCCCGACACGCACGCGTTCGAGGCGTGGTTCCGCGAGCGGTGGTGGCCGCGTTTCGCCGGGCGCTGGCCCGATCCGGCCGAGGTGCGCACGCGGCAGGACGGCCTCATCCGCTACGCCTCTGCGCGCGGCGGCGAGGCCGTGCCGTTCGCCGACGACCACCCGGCGCACCTGCACATCGACCTGCTGCCCGAGGCGCAGGGGCAGGGCTGGGGGCGGCGGCTCATCGACACGGTGCTGGGTGCGCTGACGGCCGCGGGCGTGCCCGGCGTGCACCTGGTGGCGTCATCCGCCAACACCGGCGCGCTCGCGTTCTACCGCCGGCTCGGCTTCACCGAGCTGCCCTCACCCGAGGGCGACCAGGCCTTCGCGCGCACTCTCCCCGCCCCCTGA
- a CDS encoding ATP-binding cassette domain-containing protein: MSGLSAHVVVRRPELTVDVGIDVAEGQTVAVMGPSGAGKSTLLGALAGLVPLTEGEVAVDGQVVERTRGSRIRLAPMHRGIVLLGQDPRLFPHLSARENVAFGPRAGGMARAAARAQADAWLERVGLADAGDRRPAHLSGGQQQRVAVARALAASPRAVLLDEPLVALDPVTAGDIRAMLAEQLAHTTVVAVTHDAVDAAALADRLVVIEAGEVRQSGAVADVLGHPATGFVAAIAGLNRVEGIADRGAWAREDVRLVAADAASRRLASADGRALAAVFRPAAVRVGAAAAPGGWVARVDRLESTPAGVRVHAGWCVADVDAAAAAGLRPGASVPMSLDPADVRFIPASAAAARLGA, encoded by the coding sequence GTGAGCGGCCTGTCCGCGCACGTGGTGGTGCGCCGGCCGGAGCTGACCGTCGACGTCGGGATCGACGTGGCGGAGGGGCAGACCGTGGCCGTCATGGGCCCCAGCGGCGCCGGCAAGTCCACGCTGCTGGGAGCCCTCGCCGGTCTCGTGCCGCTGACCGAGGGGGAGGTCGCCGTGGACGGGCAGGTCGTCGAGCGCACCCGGGGCTCCCGCATCCGCCTCGCACCGATGCACCGCGGGATCGTGCTGCTCGGACAGGACCCTCGGCTGTTCCCGCATCTGTCCGCGCGGGAGAACGTGGCCTTCGGGCCGAGGGCCGGCGGGATGGCGCGCGCCGCCGCCCGCGCGCAGGCCGATGCGTGGCTGGAACGGGTGGGCCTGGCCGATGCCGGCGACCGACGGCCGGCGCACCTGTCCGGCGGGCAGCAGCAGCGGGTCGCGGTGGCCCGCGCGCTCGCCGCCTCGCCGCGCGCCGTGCTCCTGGACGAACCCCTCGTCGCGCTGGACCCCGTCACCGCGGGCGACATCCGGGCGATGCTGGCCGAGCAGCTGGCGCACACGACGGTCGTGGCCGTCACCCACGACGCCGTCGATGCCGCGGCCCTGGCCGACCGGCTCGTGGTGATCGAGGCCGGCGAAGTGCGGCAGTCCGGGGCGGTGGCCGACGTGCTCGGTCACCCCGCGACGGGTTTCGTCGCCGCCATCGCCGGGCTGAACCGGGTCGAGGGGATCGCCGACCGCGGCGCGTGGGCGCGCGAGGACGTGCGGCTGGTGGCGGCGGATGCCGCATCCCGCCGGCTCGCGTCCGCCGACGGCCGGGCGCTGGCGGCGGTCTTCCGGCCGGCCGCGGTGCGCGTGGGTGCGGCCGCGGCCCCCGGCGGCTGGGTCGCCCGGGTGGATCGGCTGGAGTCCACCCCCGCCGGGGTGCGCGTGCACGCGGGCTGGTGCGTCGCCGACGTCGACGCTGCGGCGGCGGCGGGCCTTCGGCCCGGAGCATCCGTGCCGATGTCGCTCGATCCCGCCGACGTGCGCTTCATCCCCGCGTCCGCCGCCGCGGCTAGGCTCGGCGCGTGA
- the modB gene encoding molybdate ABC transporter permease subunit has translation MSGGYVPRWLVVPACAGLVFLLLPLVALVARVQWETLWADVTSPAALSALGLSLQTGLAATALCVAAGVPLALLIARSSRRTAAVLRAVVTVPLVLPPMVGGVALLYLFGRTGWLGALGLPFTTTAVVLAQAFVALPFLVLAAEGALRTAGVEFERTAAALGAGRWTILRRVTLPLAAPGIVAGVVLCFARAVGEFGATALFAGNAPGVTQTMPLAIYTAFNGAGVSQGTAVALSLLLLVTAIAVLLLVRGWRPGAAR, from the coding sequence GTGAGCGGCGGCTACGTGCCGCGGTGGCTGGTGGTGCCCGCCTGCGCCGGCCTGGTGTTCCTCCTCCTTCCCCTCGTCGCGCTCGTCGCGCGCGTGCAGTGGGAGACGCTGTGGGCCGACGTCACCTCCCCGGCGGCACTGTCGGCCCTCGGCCTGTCGCTGCAGACGGGGCTCGCGGCGACCGCGCTGTGCGTGGCCGCGGGCGTACCGCTGGCCCTCCTGATCGCGCGGTCGAGCCGGCGCACCGCCGCGGTGCTGCGCGCGGTCGTGACGGTGCCGCTCGTGCTGCCGCCCATGGTGGGCGGCGTCGCCCTGCTGTACCTGTTCGGGCGCACCGGATGGCTCGGCGCGCTCGGCCTGCCCTTCACCACCACCGCCGTCGTGCTCGCGCAGGCCTTCGTCGCACTGCCCTTCCTCGTCCTGGCCGCCGAGGGCGCGCTGCGCACGGCCGGCGTCGAGTTCGAGCGCACCGCGGCGGCGCTGGGGGCCGGACGCTGGACGATCCTGCGGCGGGTCACCCTGCCGCTGGCCGCGCCGGGCATCGTCGCCGGCGTCGTGCTGTGCTTCGCGCGCGCGGTCGGAGAATTCGGAGCCACGGCCCTGTTCGCCGGCAACGCCCCGGGCGTCACTCAGACGATGCCACTGGCGATCTACACAGCCTTCAACGGCGCCGGGGTGTCGCAGGGGACGGCCGTGGCCCTGTCGCTGCTGCTGCTGGTCACGGCGATCGCGGTGCTGCTGCTCGTGCGGGGCTGGCGCCCGGGGGCGGCGCGGTGA
- the modA gene encoding molybdate ABC transporter substrate-binding protein yields the protein MHSVLRRAAAAALFAATVALTGCAGGAATGQGDGGTVRVYAAASLAASFDRIAEVFAQHHPGVEVTVVSDGSTTLARQIAEGAPADVFASADEAALRIADPTARGHVFATNTLVIAVPAANPAGIADLADLPGATVVLCAPQVPCGAASAALLRLADVEVTPASIEQNVTAVLTKVAAGEADAGLVYATDVRGDDDVRTIEPALAAGVVSRYPIAVLPGARDPEAAAAFVDFVRSSQGRSILADFGFGAP from the coding sequence GTGCACAGCGTGCTGCGCCGTGCCGCCGCGGCCGCCCTCTTCGCGGCCACCGTCGCACTGACCGGGTGCGCCGGAGGGGCCGCCACCGGACAGGGAGACGGGGGTACCGTGCGCGTGTACGCCGCGGCATCCCTCGCCGCATCCTTCGACCGCATCGCCGAGGTCTTCGCCCAGCACCACCCGGGCGTGGAGGTGACCGTCGTCTCCGATGGCTCCACGACCCTGGCCCGGCAGATCGCGGAGGGCGCGCCCGCGGATGTCTTCGCTTCGGCGGATGAGGCGGCCCTGCGCATCGCCGACCCCACGGCGCGCGGGCACGTCTTCGCCACCAACACGCTCGTCATCGCCGTGCCCGCAGCCAACCCCGCCGGCATCGCCGACCTCGCCGACCTGCCCGGGGCCACCGTCGTGCTGTGCGCACCGCAGGTGCCGTGCGGTGCCGCCTCCGCCGCGCTCCTGCGGCTGGCCGATGTCGAGGTGACCCCCGCGAGCATCGAGCAGAACGTCACCGCCGTGCTCACGAAGGTCGCCGCCGGCGAGGCCGACGCAGGTCTCGTCTATGCCACGGACGTGCGGGGTGACGACGACGTGCGCACGATCGAGCCCGCCCTGGCCGCCGGCGTCGTCAGCCGCTACCCCATCGCGGTGCTCCCCGGCGCGCGGGATCCGGAGGCCGCCGCCGCGTTCGTGGATTTCGTCCGCTCGTCGCAGGGCCGCAGCATCCTCGCCGACTTCGGGTTCGGTGCCCCGTGA
- a CDS encoding TOBE domain-containing protein, which yields MTSFRIAQAARLLGVSDDTVRRWVDQGALPVTGTTPAEIPGEALAAHALALAAEPGDPGDTLSSARNRFTGIVTRIQADGVMAQVDIQSGPHRVVSLLSAEAVRELGLEVGAVAVASVKATNVVIEIPRP from the coding sequence ATGACGAGCTTCCGCATCGCCCAGGCCGCGCGCCTGCTGGGGGTCAGCGACGACACCGTGCGGCGATGGGTCGACCAGGGGGCGCTCCCGGTCACCGGCACGACGCCCGCCGAGATCCCCGGTGAGGCGCTCGCCGCGCACGCCCTGGCGCTCGCCGCGGAGCCGGGCGATCCCGGGGACACGCTCTCCAGCGCCCGCAACCGCTTCACCGGGATCGTGACGCGCATCCAGGCCGACGGCGTGATGGCCCAGGTCGACATCCAGAGCGGACCGCACCGCGTCGTGTCCCTGCTGTCGGCCGAGGCTGTGCGGGAGCTCGGGCTCGAGGTCGGCGCCGTGGCCGTCGCCTCGGTGAAGGCGACGAACGTCGTGATCGAGATCCCGAGGCCCTGA
- a CDS encoding HesA/MoeB/ThiF family protein, which translates to MKPLVAPVDALAPTELIRTARHAVLTGIGEEGQRRLAAARVAVIGAGGLGSPAILALAAAGVGELIVVDDDVVELTNLQRQIIHRVQDVGEPKTASAVRAAGDLAPHTAVVPVTERLTPENAVALLGGADVIVDGSDVFTTRRAVAEAAETLGVPLVWGAVQEWHGQVTVFWSDPPAGVAPVVLADLFPAGTEGEPPTCAQVGVLGGLCVQIGGMLATEVVKLVTGAGEPLLGRVAMVDALRARMTEVPLRAGVPAG; encoded by the coding sequence ATGAAGCCGCTGGTCGCACCCGTCGACGCCCTGGCACCGACCGAACTCATCCGCACCGCGCGCCACGCGGTGCTCACCGGCATCGGCGAAGAGGGGCAGCGCCGCCTCGCCGCCGCGCGCGTGGCCGTGATCGGTGCCGGCGGGCTGGGCTCGCCGGCGATCCTGGCCCTCGCGGCGGCGGGGGTGGGTGAGCTGATCGTCGTCGACGACGACGTGGTGGAGCTGACGAACCTGCAGCGGCAGATCATCCACCGCGTGCAGGACGTCGGCGAGCCCAAGACCGCGTCGGCCGTGCGGGCCGCCGGCGACCTCGCCCCGCACACCGCGGTCGTGCCCGTCACCGAGCGGCTGACGCCGGAGAACGCCGTCGCGCTGCTGGGCGGGGCCGACGTCATCGTCGACGGCAGCGATGTCTTCACCACGCGGCGCGCGGTGGCCGAGGCCGCCGAGACGCTGGGGGTCCCGCTCGTGTGGGGGGCGGTGCAGGAGTGGCACGGGCAGGTGACGGTGTTCTGGTCGGACCCGCCCGCGGGCGTCGCGCCGGTGGTCCTGGCCGACCTGTTCCCCGCCGGCACCGAGGGCGAGCCGCCCACGTGCGCCCAGGTCGGGGTACTCGGCGGGCTGTGCGTGCAGATCGGCGGGATGCTGGCGACGGAGGTCGTGAAGCTCGTGACCGGCGCCGGCGAGCCGCTGCTGGGCCGCGTCGCGATGGTCGACGCCCTGCGCGCGCGCATGACGGAGGTGCCCCTGCGGGCAGGGGTGCCGGCGGGCTGA
- the moaC gene encoding cyclic pyranopterin monophosphate synthase MoaC, producing the protein MSFPHLDTAGRAHMVDVTAKQPTVRSATARGFVRCSPEVVAALVDGTAPKGDVLAVARIAGIQGAKSASSLLPLAHVIGVHRAAVELEVTAEGVQIEATVGTADRTGVEMEALTAVSVAALAIVDMIKGLDRGALIENVRIVAKSGGRSGDWTRPGEESA; encoded by the coding sequence ATGAGCTTCCCCCACCTCGACACCGCAGGGCGCGCGCACATGGTCGACGTCACGGCGAAGCAGCCCACCGTCCGCTCCGCCACCGCCCGGGGCTTCGTGCGCTGCTCGCCGGAGGTCGTGGCCGCCCTCGTGGACGGGACCGCGCCCAAGGGCGACGTGCTGGCCGTCGCGCGGATCGCCGGCATCCAGGGGGCCAAGTCGGCCTCCTCCCTGCTGCCCCTCGCGCACGTGATCGGCGTTCATCGCGCCGCCGTCGAGCTCGAGGTGACCGCCGAGGGCGTGCAGATCGAGGCGACCGTGGGCACCGCCGACCGCACCGGTGTGGAGATGGAGGCGCTCACCGCCGTCTCGGTGGCAGCCCTCGCCATCGTCGACATGATCAAGGGGCTCGACCGCGGCGCCCTGATCGAGAACGTCCGGATCGTGGCGAAATCGGGCGGCCGCTCCGGTGACTGGACGCGACCGGGCGAGGAGTCGGCCTGA
- a CDS encoding MoaD/ThiS family protein, which produces MMRVRFFAAAAEAAGTDVADRSEPTLDALRAALVHDHPDLGAVLPRCAVLVDGVRADADVPLTGTSVIDVLPPFAGG; this is translated from the coding sequence CTGATGCGCGTGCGCTTCTTCGCCGCCGCCGCCGAGGCCGCCGGCACGGACGTCGCCGACCGCTCCGAGCCGACCCTGGACGCCCTGCGGGCCGCGCTCGTGCACGACCACCCGGATCTCGGGGCCGTGCTCCCGCGGTGCGCCGTGCTCGTGGACGGGGTGCGTGCCGACGCGGACGTGCCGCTCACCGGCACGTCGGTCATCGACGTCCTGCCGCCCTTCGCCGGCGGCTGA
- a CDS encoding molybdenum cofactor biosynthesis protein MoaE, protein MSVVRLAVVTEDALDIAAHLDAVDDPTLGAVTTFVGRVRDNDPDAGGAVVALEYSAHPDATATLARLAADAAEGSDAVVAVSHRIGRLQVGDAAVVIAVASGHRAAAFEVCRAVIEAIKRELPVWKRQVEADGTTAWKGMGG, encoded by the coding sequence ATGAGCGTCGTGCGGTTGGCCGTGGTGACCGAGGACGCACTCGACATCGCCGCGCACCTGGACGCCGTCGACGATCCCACCCTCGGCGCCGTGACGACGTTCGTCGGGCGGGTGCGCGACAACGATCCGGATGCGGGCGGCGCCGTCGTCGCCCTGGAGTACAGCGCGCATCCCGACGCCACCGCGACGCTCGCACGGCTCGCCGCGGACGCCGCGGAGGGGAGCGACGCCGTGGTGGCGGTCAGTCACCGCATCGGTCGTCTGCAGGTGGGGGATGCGGCCGTCGTCATCGCCGTGGCATCCGGACACCGTGCCGCCGCGTTCGAGGTGTGCCGGGCCGTGATCGAGGCGATCAAGCGCGAGCTGCCGGTGTGGAAGCGTCAGGTGGAGGCGGACGGGACGACGGCGTGGAAGGGCATGGGCGGCTGA
- a CDS encoding MogA/MoaB family molybdenum cofactor biosynthesis protein — MQRIARVITVSDRSAAGVREDRGGPLAVGLLRDAGWQCGDAEIVPDGADSVEAALRRVAADSPALILTTGGTGVGPRDQTPEGTARVLTRQLPGIAEELRRQGLADTPFAAVSRGLAGVVDSAGAFVVNLPGSPRAVAAGVPVVLSVAAHVLDQLVGGDHA; from the coding sequence ATGCAGCGCATCGCCCGGGTCATCACGGTGTCCGATCGGTCGGCGGCGGGCGTGCGCGAAGACCGCGGCGGTCCGCTCGCGGTGGGACTCCTGCGCGATGCGGGCTGGCAGTGCGGCGACGCCGAGATCGTCCCCGATGGCGCCGACTCCGTCGAAGCGGCCCTGCGTCGGGTCGCCGCGGACTCTCCTGCCCTCATCCTCACCACGGGCGGCACGGGGGTGGGGCCGCGTGATCAGACCCCCGAAGGCACGGCGCGCGTGCTCACCCGGCAGCTTCCCGGCATCGCCGAGGAGCTGCGCCGGCAGGGGCTGGCCGACACGCCCTTCGCGGCCGTTTCGCGGGGCCTCGCCGGCGTCGTGGACTCCGCCGGTGCCTTCGTGGTGAACCTGCCCGGTTCGCCGCGCGCCGTCGCCGCCGGCGTGCCGGTGGTCCTGTCCGTGGCCGCACACGTGCTCGATCAGCTGGTGGGGGGAGATCACGCATGA
- a CDS encoding SDR family oxidoreductase produces the protein MTELSAPTGREPELRAVPRADGTMPRALVIGATGYLGGRLVPRLLAAGYAVRVLARTPERVRAFEWGDEVEVVEGAAADAAAVRDAVADVDVVYYLVHSMAAGTGFEEADRRAAQTVADAAAAAGVRRIVYLGGLHPDDVPLSPHLRSRVEVGQILLDSGVPTLVLQAGVVIGSGSASFEMVRHLTDVLPYMPAPRWVRNRIQPIAVRDVLHYLLGAARVDPAVNRAVDIGGPDVLRYGQMMNGYAVVAGLRQRAIAALPVLTPRLASHWVNLVTPIPRSIARPLVESLQNDCVVKNDDVDALIPPPAGGLTPYRRAVALALGRVQADDVETSWRDAELSGVPSDPLPSDPDWAGRAVFTDARSARTPARPERLWAVVEGIGGENGWYSSPVLWALRGWMDRIVGGVGLARGRRSRRRLAVGDALDFWRVEAVEPGRLLRLRAEMKVPGLAWLELRVTPEAEGARYDQRAVFFPRGLAGRLYWLAVLPFHGLIFRGMANRITAAAARAS, from the coding sequence ATGACCGAGCTGAGTGCGCCCACCGGACGCGAGCCCGAACTGCGGGCGGTGCCCCGCGCCGACGGCACGATGCCGCGGGCCCTCGTGATCGGGGCGACGGGCTACCTCGGCGGCCGCCTCGTGCCGCGCCTGCTCGCCGCCGGTTACGCCGTGCGCGTCCTCGCGCGCACGCCCGAGCGGGTGCGCGCCTTCGAGTGGGGCGACGAGGTGGAGGTGGTGGAGGGCGCGGCGGCGGATGCGGCGGCGGTCCGCGACGCCGTGGCCGACGTCGACGTGGTCTACTACCTCGTGCATTCGATGGCCGCGGGCACGGGCTTCGAGGAGGCCGATCGCCGGGCCGCCCAGACCGTGGCCGATGCCGCGGCGGCCGCGGGCGTGCGACGCATCGTCTACCTCGGGGGGCTGCATCCCGACGACGTCCCGCTCTCCCCGCACCTGCGCTCCCGCGTGGAGGTCGGCCAGATCCTCCTCGACAGCGGCGTGCCTACCCTCGTGCTGCAGGCCGGCGTCGTGATCGGGTCGGGTTCGGCGTCGTTCGAGATGGTGCGCCACCTCACCGACGTGCTGCCCTACATGCCGGCCCCGCGCTGGGTGCGCAACCGCATCCAGCCGATCGCCGTCCGCGATGTGCTGCACTACCTGCTCGGGGCCGCCCGGGTGGATCCCGCCGTCAACCGCGCCGTGGACATCGGCGGGCCGGACGTGCTGCGGTACGGGCAGATGATGAACGGCTACGCCGTGGTCGCCGGGCTCCGCCAGCGCGCCATCGCGGCGCTGCCCGTGCTGACACCGCGCCTGGCCTCGCACTGGGTGAACCTCGTCACACCCATCCCGCGCTCGATCGCACGGCCGCTCGTGGAATCGCTCCAGAACGACTGCGTCGTCAAGAACGACGACGTCGACGCGCTCATCCCGCCCCCCGCCGGAGGCCTCACGCCGTATCGGCGGGCGGTGGCGCTGGCCCTCGGTCGCGTGCAGGCCGACGACGTCGAGACGAGCTGGCGGGATGCCGAGCTGTCGGGCGTGCCCAGCGACCCGCTGCCGAGTGACCCCGACTGGGCCGGGCGCGCGGTGTTCACCGACGCCCGCTCGGCGCGCACGCCGGCGCGGCCGGAGCGGCTGTGGGCTGTGGTCGAAGGGATCGGCGGGGAGAACGGGTGGTACTCCTCGCCGGTGCTGTGGGCGCTGCGGGGGTGGATGGACCGGATCGTGGGGGGTGTGGGGCTCGCGCGCGGTCGCCGCAGCCGCCGCCGGCTCGCCGTCGGGGATGCGCTGGATTTCTGGCGTGTGGAGGCGGTGGAGCCCGGCCGGCTCCTGCGCCTGCGCGCGGAGATGAAGGTGCCGGGGCTGGCGTGGCTGGAGCTTCGCGTGACCCCCGAGGCCGAAGGAGCGCGCTACGACCAGCGCGCCGTGTTCTTCCCGCGGGGGCTGGCCGGGCGGCTGTACTGGCTCGCTGTGCTGCCCTTCCACGGGCTCATCTTCCGCGGCATGGCCAACCGCATCACCGCAGCCGCGGCGCGCGCCTCGTAG
- a CDS encoding phosphatase PAP2 family protein codes for MRPNPVRTRRLVIGLSAIALACLLGAWIFWQDNAPFAVDTAWNSALVDWPSPALVVFSQVMNVLGGGWIGALIIPLGGAIALMLMRRHWAAAYFLSAEAVSAALVQILKQVFGRARPEEILVMSDYGSFPSGHAANAATLAVIAAILFPRAWVVVAGIVWTLLMAFSRTYLHAHWLSDTTGGALVGAGAALAMAAVFTVPLAREAAAFSAPPRAPAELQGPGA; via the coding sequence ATGAGGCCCAACCCCGTACGCACCCGCCGGCTCGTGATCGGTCTGAGCGCGATCGCTCTGGCGTGCCTCCTGGGCGCCTGGATCTTCTGGCAGGACAACGCGCCGTTCGCCGTGGACACGGCGTGGAACAGTGCGCTCGTGGACTGGCCCTCGCCGGCGCTGGTGGTCTTCTCCCAGGTCATGAACGTCTTGGGCGGTGGGTGGATCGGCGCGCTGATCATCCCGCTGGGCGGGGCGATCGCGCTCATGCTGATGCGCCGCCACTGGGCGGCGGCGTACTTCCTGTCGGCGGAGGCGGTCAGCGCGGCGCTCGTGCAGATCCTCAAGCAGGTGTTCGGCCGGGCGCGCCCGGAGGAGATCCTGGTGATGAGCGACTACGGGTCCTTCCCCTCCGGCCACGCCGCCAACGCGGCGACCCTGGCCGTGATCGCGGCGATCCTCTTCCCCCGCGCGTGGGTGGTGGTGGCCGGCATCGTCTGGACGCTGCTCATGGCCTTCAGCCGCACCTATCTGCACGCGCACTGGTTGAGCGACACCACCGGCGGCGCGCTCGTGGGCGCGGGGGCGGCACTGGCCATGGCGGCGGTGTTCACGGTTCCGCTCGCGCGCGAGGCGGCGGCGTTCTCGGCACCGCCGCGGGCTCCGGCGGAGCTGCAGGGCCCTGGGGCGTGA